From a single Sorghum bicolor cultivar BTx623 chromosome 5, Sorghum_bicolor_NCBIv3, whole genome shotgun sequence genomic region:
- the LOC8060069 gene encoding dirigent protein 21, which produces MKHGNSMLLQLALLISLSLAGGVAVVVGGSAPTSTHLLFYMHDLVTAYPGAPATAVRVARGTTPLPTAGSLRFGDTFVVDDALTEGPDAASRAMGRAQGFYLFASQTELAPLLCVNVVFTAGPHNGSTVAVLGRDLILDKVDVRELAVVGGTGTLRGVTGYSEFRTHTLNATDGNAVLKIDMYLSLSV; this is translated from the coding sequence ATGAAGCACGGCAACAGCATGCTGCTCCAGCTAGCACTACTCATCTCTCTGTCGCTCGCCGGcggcgtcgccgtcgtcgtcggcggaAGCGCACCGACGAGCACGCACCTCCTGTTCTACATGCACGACCTCGTGACGGCATATCCGGGGGCTCCGGCGACGGCGGTACGTGTGGCCAGGGGCACGACGCCGCTGCCTACGGCCGGCAGCCTCCGGTTCGGGGACACATTCGTCGTCGATGACGCGCTGACGGAAGGGCCCGACGCGGCGTCCCGCGCCATGGGCCGCGCGCAGGGGTTCTACCTGTTCGCGTCGCAGACGGAGCTGGCGCCGCTGCTCTGCGTCAACGTCGTGTTCACGGCGGGGCCTCACAACGGCAGCACCGTCGCCGTGCTGGGCAGGGACCTCATCCTTGACAAGGTCGACGTCAGGGAGCTCGCCGTCGTCGGCGGCACCGGCACGTTGCGCGGCGTCACCGGGTATAGCGAGTTCAGGACCCACACCTTGAACGCAACCGACGGCAACGCCGTGCTCAAGATTGACATGTACCTGAGCCTGAGCGTGTAG